A segment of the Fusarium oxysporum f. sp. lycopersici 4287 chromosome 4, whole genome shotgun sequence genome:
NNNNNNNNNNNNNNNNNNNNNNNNNNNNNNNNNNNNNNNNNNNNNNNNNNNNNNNNNNNNNNNNNNNNNNNNNNNNNNNNNNNNNNNNNNNNNNNNNNNNNNNNNNNNNNNNNNNNNNNNNNNNNNNNNNNNNNNNNNNNNNNNNNNNNNNNNNNNNNNNNTTCTCGAAATTGTTTTTCTGAGTCGCAGAACATGCCTTGTTTTGTCTCCGCTCGAAATGGTCGTGATATCGTGCCGTGTCAGATTCAACCTGTAGCTGTAGTGCCCCGCATCCGGCTTATCACCTTATCGGGTCAGCCCCACCAGAACTTTTTTCGAAAATCGCCAACCTCCACGACCGCCTAGCTTGAAGATACCAATATCACAATCTGGAATAGCATACTCCAAGAATCGCATCCGTTCAAGTCACCGCAAAGATGGGTGtcacaaacaagaaaacaatCACCAAGACAAGGCGCAAGACTCGAGACGTCGACCAGGTCAAGGCCGACCTCATGTCACCCAAGCATCTGAAGCAATTCATGGAGAcaaaggctgctgaggacCTTCCCGGCCTTGGGCGTCACTACTGTGTTGAGTGCTCCAAATGGTTCGATACGGATGCTACTCTGGTCTCGCATCAAAAGGGAAAGCCTCATAAGAGAAGGTATGTCACATAGTGACTCGCAATGGGTATATATTTGTCTATTCTGACATGTGTACTAACTCCCCACTAGAGTCAAGCAGATCGCCGAAGGACCATACACTCAACAGGAGGCCGAAGCTGCCGTCGGCTTGCGAACAGACAACGGCGACCGAAAGCGCACATTTGTCGACCAAGATAACGATGTTGCCATGGACGCCTAAATCATGTCCGATAAAATTCTTCATAGCACGCTAAAAGGGGGATATAAAATCCTAGGGCGCATCGGAGCTGGGCTTGATTTTTGACATTGCAAATGGCGTTTTGGAATATTTCTGTCGATATCCCGATAATATTCACCTGACACCTCGACCGCGCGCTCTGGCCAGTCCACTAGGCCGGCTACGTCCAACACCGCGAGTCGATCTTCCCCGAGACGATGTTCCTCGACCGGGAGCAGCAGGGAGACGTGATTGTCGTTTTGGAGGCTCTGGTGTGGTGAATTTGGAAGACTTGGTGGTAGTAGGTGGATTCTCGACAAAGGACGTGTCAGTAGTCCTAAAGGCTAGTTAAAAGAGCCAATAAAGGTTTTTAAAAAGAAGGACTTACATGAACGTCATTTCTGCATCAGCCTCTGATTTTGATGGGGGTCACAGCGGGTTGTTCTGGTTGAGTTCTGTCTCTGCGGAAAGATTCTGGAACAGGTCCCTGCGAGAATAAGTCTTAGAATTACAAAACCGTACATATCCGATACGGATAGCTTCGATAGACATACCTCTGGGAAATCAACACAGAAGGCATTCATGTTCAGGCCATAAAGGAAGCTCGCGAACGATTCGCTGAATCTCGCTAAACTCTCGTGCATAAGCTG
Coding sequences within it:
- a CDS encoding hypothetical protein (At least one base has a quality score < 10), giving the protein MGVTNKKTITKTRRKTRDVDQVKADLMSPKHLKQFMETKAAEDLPGLGRHYCVECSKWFDTDATLVSHQKGKPHKRRVKQIAEGPYTQQEAEAAVGLRTDNGDRKRTFVDQDNDVAMDA